Proteins from a single region of Haloplanus sp. GDY1:
- a CDS encoding winged helix-turn-helix domain-containing protein, protein MAIATPHPQDRSTEESTVRDAEAVQSLLDALQDQDCRAVLDATGAESLSASELSEVCDLPLSTTYRKLDVLTDVGLLEERTRLCPDGKHASEYVRRVEGVAVDVDDDGFELTVSRRSDSGRTTP, encoded by the coding sequence ATGGCCATCGCCACCCCACATCCCCAAGACCGTTCGACCGAGGAATCGACCGTCCGCGACGCCGAGGCGGTCCAGTCGCTGCTCGACGCCCTGCAGGACCAGGACTGCCGTGCGGTACTCGACGCGACGGGCGCCGAGTCCCTGTCCGCGAGCGAACTCTCCGAGGTCTGTGACCTCCCGCTGTCGACGACGTATCGGAAACTCGACGTGCTCACCGACGTCGGGTTGCTCGAGGAGCGAACCCGGCTCTGTCCCGACGGGAAGCACGCCAGCGAGTACGTGCGCCGCGTCGAAGGGGTGGCGGTCGACGTCGACGACGACGGCTTCGAACTCACCGTGTCGCGGCGGAGCGATTCCGGGCGAACGACGCCGTGA
- a CDS encoding helix-turn-helix domain-containing protein, protein MGSGIRAELKVDADGTCPVAGAAADAGSPTFSVSKGLDPEASGHVTEEFMLEDADVDSVPDADVDPVFTYGSKTVYRFSRPRGQGCPCECVEAFDCPVVDVHTRDGMLYLVFHAADMDELQGVITTLREEFPTVDIRRLLRSRGDPSDHDLVFVDRGRLTARQREVLERAHEMGYFDHPKGANAGEVADALDISRSTFSEHLGAAQTKLLDAVLEK, encoded by the coding sequence ATGGGCTCGGGGATTCGGGCGGAACTGAAAGTCGACGCGGACGGCACCTGTCCCGTCGCGGGCGCCGCCGCGGACGCCGGTTCGCCCACCTTCTCCGTCTCGAAGGGACTCGATCCGGAGGCGTCGGGGCACGTGACCGAGGAGTTCATGCTCGAAGACGCGGACGTCGACTCGGTGCCCGACGCGGACGTCGACCCCGTGTTCACCTACGGGTCGAAGACGGTCTACCGGTTCAGTCGGCCCCGTGGACAGGGGTGTCCCTGCGAGTGCGTCGAGGCGTTCGACTGTCCGGTCGTCGACGTCCACACCCGCGACGGCATGCTGTATCTGGTCTTTCACGCCGCCGACATGGACGAACTGCAGGGCGTCATCACGACGCTCCGCGAGGAGTTCCCGACGGTGGACATCCGCCGCCTCCTCCGGTCGCGGGGCGACCCGTCGGATCACGACCTGGTGTTCGTCGACCGGGGCCGACTCACGGCCAGACAGCGGGAGGTGCTCGAACGCGCCCACGAGATGGGCTACTTCGACCACCCGAAGGGGGCGAACGCGGGGGAGGTGGCCGACGCGCTCGACATCTCGCGGTCGACGTTCAGCGAACACCTCGGCGCCGCACAGACGAAGCTCCTGGACGCCGTCCTCGAGAAGTGA
- a CDS encoding pyridoxamine 5'-phosphate oxidase family protein: protein MTVEQQTVMTGAETDALLGRHETGVLSLAREDEPYAVPISYGYDAGSRQFCMRLVSTPESGKSRFLTDSPQVRFVVYEEDGTTYRSVIAAGRLERLHKSELTPDHVERYGAAKRPLFEMWGEPKAELDIHLYELAPEELSGRRIDIDP from the coding sequence ATGACCGTGGAGCAACAGACCGTGATGACGGGCGCCGAAACCGACGCCCTCCTGGGGCGTCACGAGACCGGCGTCCTCTCGCTCGCCCGCGAGGACGAGCCCTACGCGGTGCCGATATCGTACGGGTACGACGCGGGCAGCCGCCAGTTCTGTATGCGGCTGGTGTCGACGCCGGAGAGCGGGAAGAGTCGCTTTCTCACCGACTCCCCGCAGGTCCGGTTCGTCGTGTACGAGGAGGACGGCACGACGTATCGGAGCGTCATCGCGGCCGGTCGACTCGAACGCCTTCACAAGTCGGAGCTGACGCCCGATCACGTCGAACGCTACGGGGCGGCCAAGCGCCCGCTGTTCGAGATGTGGGGCGAACCGAAGGCGGAACTGGACATCCACCTCTACGAACTCGCGCCGGAGGAGCTGAGCGGTCGCCGGATCGACATCGACCCGTAG
- a CDS encoding DUF7560 family zinc ribbon protein, with protein MNGGTDLTFHCPDCGESMAVNAPMREALLEHGCVVCGSAVSRNAFSPSPQSGGDGEA; from the coding sequence ATGAACGGGGGTACGGACCTGACGTTCCACTGCCCGGACTGTGGCGAGTCCATGGCCGTGAACGCGCCGATGCGGGAGGCGCTCTTGGAACACGGCTGTGTGGTCTGTGGGAGCGCCGTCTCGCGGAACGCGTTCTCCCCGTCCCCCCAGAGCGGCGGCGACGGCGAGGCCTGA
- a CDS encoding ZIP family metal transporter, with protein sequence MIADTFTRLFGTDPLLHGVVGGVVIAAFNLLGASLVFVWRDPSERALDAALGFAAGVMLAASFTSLIIPGIETYSNGNPLPVLFGVVLGALFLDRSDALVPHAHYLVSGQRRGDAAGPGRSLPIDDERFAGVVLFVLAITLHNMPEGLAVGVGFGSGDLGTAIPLMLAIAIQNVPEGLAVSVAAINAGLDRRVYAVFAGLRSGVVEIPLAILGAYAVGAMSALLPYAMGFAAGAMLFVISDEIVPETHTRGHERVATLGTLAGVIVMLYLDISLG encoded by the coding sequence GTGATCGCCGACACCTTCACGCGGCTGTTCGGGACCGATCCCCTGCTCCACGGGGTCGTCGGCGGGGTCGTCATCGCGGCGTTCAACCTGCTTGGGGCGTCGCTGGTGTTCGTCTGGCGGGACCCCTCGGAGCGTGCGCTCGACGCCGCCCTCGGGTTCGCGGCCGGCGTGATGCTCGCGGCCAGTTTCACGAGCCTCATCATCCCGGGGATCGAGACGTACTCGAACGGGAACCCGCTCCCGGTCCTGTTCGGGGTGGTTCTGGGGGCGCTCTTCCTGGACCGGTCGGACGCGCTGGTTCCGCACGCCCACTACCTCGTCTCGGGGCAGCGGCGGGGCGACGCCGCGGGACCGGGTCGGTCCCTGCCCATCGACGACGAGCGGTTCGCCGGCGTCGTCCTGTTCGTCCTCGCCATCACGCTCCACAACATGCCGGAGGGGCTCGCCGTCGGCGTCGGGTTCGGGAGCGGTGACCTCGGCACGGCGATCCCGCTGATGCTCGCCATCGCCATCCAGAACGTGCCGGAGGGGCTGGCCGTGTCGGTGGCGGCGATCAACGCGGGACTGGATCGCCGGGTCTACGCCGTGTTCGCGGGGCTGCGATCCGGCGTCGTCGAGATCCCGCTGGCGATCCTCGGCGCCTACGCCGTCGGCGCGATGTCGGCGCTCCTGCCGTACGCGATGGGCTTCGCCGCGGGGGCGATGCTGTTCGTCATCAGCGACGAAATCGTCCCGGAGACACACACCCGCGGCCACGAACGCGTCGCGACCCTCGGGACGCTCGCCGGCGTGATCGTGATGCTCTATCTCGACATCTCGCTTGGATGA
- a CDS encoding universal stress protein, which produces MFDRILFPTDGSDGAAAAFDHVLDLADAHDATVSVLYVADTTRDSVTRIGDQVVDALELEGTEIVSEATERASDRGVATVAEVLQGEPYSTIVDYAAASDADLIVMPTHGRRGLGRFLLGSTTERVVRRSDVPILTIRPDEDVRVRHPYRNVLVPTDGSDPAGAALDLALGVVSAEAAALHLLSVVDVASLGVDVRADIAVDSLEASANEVLDDAERTATAAGVDPAAATVEFGTSIARAIRTYVEERDVDLVVVGTHGRTGFDRYVLGSVTEKLVRTAPVPVLAVRGAAPEA; this is translated from the coding sequence ATGTTCGACAGGATCCTGTTCCCCACGGACGGCAGCGACGGGGCGGCCGCCGCCTTCGATCACGTCCTCGACCTGGCCGACGCCCACGACGCCACGGTGTCCGTCCTCTACGTCGCGGACACGACGCGGGACAGCGTCACGCGGATCGGCGATCAGGTGGTCGACGCGCTGGAACTCGAAGGGACGGAGATCGTCAGCGAGGCGACCGAGCGGGCGAGCGACCGCGGCGTCGCGACGGTGGCCGAGGTGTTGCAGGGCGAGCCCTACAGCACCATCGTCGACTACGCCGCGGCGAGCGACGCCGACCTGATCGTCATGCCCACCCACGGCCGCCGGGGGCTCGGACGGTTCCTCCTCGGGAGTACGACCGAACGGGTCGTCAGGCGGTCGGACGTGCCGATCCTCACGATCCGGCCGGACGAGGACGTGCGCGTCCGCCACCCCTACCGGAACGTGCTGGTGCCGACCGACGGGAGCGATCCGGCGGGGGCGGCGCTCGACCTGGCGCTCGGCGTGGTGAGCGCCGAGGCGGCGGCCCTCCACCTCCTCTCGGTGGTGGACGTGGCGAGCCTCGGGGTCGACGTCCGGGCGGACATCGCCGTCGACTCGCTGGAGGCGAGCGCGAACGAGGTGCTCGACGACGCGGAGCGGACGGCGACGGCGGCGGGCGTCGATCCGGCCGCGGCGACCGTCGAGTTCGGCACGTCCATCGCCCGTGCGATCCGGACGTACGTCGAGGAGCGGGACGTCGACCTCGTGGTCGTCGGCACCCACGGTCGGACGGGGTTCGACCGGTACGTGCTCGGGAGCGTCACCGAAAAGCTGGTGCGGACGGCCCCGGTACCGGTCCTGGCGGTTCGGGGCGCGGCGCCGGAGGCCTGA
- a CDS encoding ABC transporter ATP-binding protein — translation MSTDDRHIVVDGVSKTYSGESGPVRALEGVTFGVERGEFVSVVGPSGSGKSTVFRIVAGLEDATEGEVRVDGRPVDGPGPDRGMVFQDDALFPWRTVAKNVAYGLEEVGPPEGVTVEERIEDCLDLVGLTDKAEAYPKELSGGQRQRVGIARALAVDPPILLMDEPFGSVDARTKASLHRELLDIWTQTRKTICFVTHDIEEAVYLSDRIVVFSGAPGTVRDVVTVDLPRPRDRTGDDFTEVKRAVLAYFEDEDG, via the coding sequence ATGAGTACCGACGACCGACACATCGTCGTCGACGGCGTCTCGAAGACCTACAGCGGGGAGAGCGGACCCGTTCGGGCGCTCGAGGGCGTGACCTTCGGCGTCGAGCGGGGGGAGTTCGTCTCCGTCGTCGGCCCGTCGGGGTCGGGCAAGTCGACGGTCTTCCGCATCGTCGCCGGCCTGGAGGACGCCACCGAGGGCGAGGTTCGCGTCGACGGGCGCCCGGTCGACGGTCCCGGCCCCGACCGCGGCATGGTGTTTCAGGACGACGCGCTGTTCCCCTGGCGGACGGTGGCGAAGAACGTCGCGTACGGGCTGGAGGAGGTCGGTCCGCCCGAGGGAGTCACCGTCGAGGAACGGATCGAGGACTGTCTCGACTTGGTCGGCCTGACCGACAAGGCCGAGGCGTATCCGAAGGAACTCTCGGGCGGCCAGCGACAGCGGGTGGGCATCGCCCGCGCCCTCGCGGTCGATCCGCCGATCCTGCTCATGGACGAACCGTTCGGCAGCGTCGACGCCCGGACGAAGGCGTCGCTCCACCGCGAACTGCTCGACATCTGGACCCAGACCCGGAAGACCATCTGCTTCGTCACCCACGACATCGAGGAGGCGGTCTACCTCTCGGATCGGATCGTCGTCTTCTCGGGCGCCCCCGGGACCGTCCGCGACGTGGTCACGGTCGACCTCCCCCGGCCCCGCGACCGAACCGGCGACGACTTCACCGAGGTCAAGCGGGCGGTGCTGGCGTACTTCGAGGACGAGGACGGCTGA
- a CDS encoding ABC transporter permease, whose amino-acid sequence MAGSTESDALEYPTGGGVRIESGRALALRIGALAAFVALWWGTALVTPRNLLPRPPAVLSVLVSDLRSGQLFALVLQSLRHYVPGLLIGSALGMATGILVGWSEFADRTVGTVAGILRPVPPLAWIPFAIIWFGLNDRGAAFIIAIVAFWINYYNAESGVEDVDPRLLEVGKSLGTDTDLGLVRRVVLPSATPELFTGFRTAAGQAWMVMVAAELLGVPGIGKHLWDAANFLQMQVVIAYMLVIGVLFLCSDRAIKLVEARTLTWR is encoded by the coding sequence ATGGCGGGTAGCACCGAGTCCGACGCCCTGGAGTATCCCACCGGCGGCGGGGTCCGGATCGAGAGCGGGCGCGCCCTCGCGCTCCGGATCGGCGCGCTCGCCGCCTTCGTCGCCCTGTGGTGGGGGACGGCGCTCGTGACGCCGCGGAACCTCCTGCCCCGCCCGCCCGCGGTGCTCTCGGTGCTCGTTTCCGACCTCCGCTCCGGGCAGTTGTTCGCCCTCGTCCTCCAGAGCCTGCGACACTACGTCCCGGGCCTGCTGATCGGGTCGGCGCTGGGCATGGCGACCGGGATTCTGGTCGGTTGGTCGGAGTTCGCCGACCGGACCGTCGGCACCGTCGCGGGCATCCTGCGCCCGGTGCCGCCGCTCGCGTGGATCCCCTTCGCGATCATCTGGTTCGGCCTCAACGACCGGGGAGCGGCCTTCATCATCGCCATCGTCGCGTTCTGGATCAACTACTACAACGCCGAGAGCGGGGTCGAGGACGTGGATCCCCGGCTGCTGGAGGTGGGGAAGTCGCTCGGCACGGACACCGACCTGGGGCTCGTCAGGCGGGTCGTCCTGCCCTCGGCGACGCCGGAACTGTTCACCGGGTTCCGCACCGCCGCCGGCCAGGCGTGGATGGTGATGGTCGCGGCCGAACTGCTGGGCGTGCCCGGCATCGGCAAACACCTGTGGGACGCCGCGAACTTCCTCCAGATGCAGGTCGTCATCGCCTACATGCTGGTGATCGGCGTCCTCTTCCTCTGTTCGGATCGGGCGATCAAACTCGTCGAGGCACGGACGCTCACGTGGCGATGA
- a CDS encoding ABC transporter substrate-binding protein, giving the protein MHTDGLSRRGFLGRVGGATGLAVGAAGCLGGGGSGGSTPDSLTLGTLNVFPMMQYFVIDQQGWYDDLGPTIDVKTFGGGPPLVQAYASGDIDFAYVGISPGVVAIANGIASKVVAANVLEPNVMVGDATFRSYWEDHGAAAFERFREAEGRKPRFATLPAGSTPDVFLRYWITETLGLDLDVVEIVGQSPSALRSTLSSGNADAGSAIEPIPTALQANPDSDMEPFRYAGEIMPGQPGAVLQPSQSLIDDHPDLVRRLVEIHVRATEFIRENRMAAAGMASDVIGSDILPADVAERAIRSPASNFISDPHRIVDKTLVYNDFHQQLGSVDTDLAAEDVFDHGFYDEVSDGG; this is encoded by the coding sequence GTGCACACTGACGGGCTCTCGCGACGCGGATTTCTCGGACGGGTGGGTGGCGCGACCGGACTCGCCGTCGGCGCTGCCGGATGCCTCGGCGGCGGGGGTAGCGGCGGGTCGACCCCCGACTCGCTCACCCTCGGCACCCTCAACGTCTTCCCGATGATGCAGTATTTCGTCATCGACCAGCAGGGCTGGTACGACGACCTGGGGCCGACCATCGACGTGAAGACGTTCGGCGGCGGCCCGCCGCTGGTGCAGGCGTACGCCTCGGGAGACATCGACTTCGCGTACGTGGGGATCAGCCCCGGGGTGGTCGCCATCGCCAACGGCATCGCCTCGAAAGTCGTGGCGGCGAACGTCCTCGAACCGAACGTGATGGTCGGGGACGCGACGTTCCGGTCGTACTGGGAGGACCACGGCGCGGCGGCGTTCGAGCGGTTCCGCGAGGCGGAGGGCCGCAAGCCGCGGTTCGCGACGCTTCCCGCGGGGTCGACCCCCGACGTGTTCCTGCGGTACTGGATCACGGAGACGCTGGGGCTGGATCTGGACGTCGTCGAAATCGTCGGCCAGAGCCCGAGCGCCCTGCGGTCGACGCTCTCCTCGGGGAACGCCGACGCCGGCAGTGCCATCGAACCCATCCCGACGGCGCTCCAGGCGAACCCCGACAGCGACATGGAGCCGTTCAGATACGCCGGCGAGATCATGCCGGGACAGCCGGGGGCCGTCCTCCAGCCATCGCAGTCGCTGATCGACGACCACCCCGACCTGGTCCGGCGCCTGGTCGAGATTCACGTCCGCGCCACGGAGTTCATCCGGGAAAATCGGATGGCGGCCGCGGGAATGGCGAGCGACGTGATCGGATCGGACATCCTCCCGGCGGACGTGGCCGAGCGGGCGATCCGATCGCCGGCCTCGAACTTCATCTCGGACCCTCACCGGATCGTCGACAAGACGCTCGTCTACAACGACTTCCACCAGCAACTCGGCTCCGTCGACACCGACCTCGCCGCCGAGGACGTGTTCGATCACGGCTTCTACGACGAGGTGAGCGATGGCGGGTAG
- a CDS encoding rubrerythrin-like domain-containing protein translates to MPTSPDPAPCDQDEQLYECQVCGKRLCSSESLTACPGCDGVLRNLSRPRPE, encoded by the coding sequence ATGCCAACGTCGCCGGACCCAGCCCCGTGTGACCAGGACGAACAGCTGTACGAGTGTCAGGTGTGTGGCAAGCGACTGTGTAGCTCGGAGTCGCTGACGGCCTGCCCCGGGTGTGACGGCGTTTTGCGGAACCTCAGCCGGCCACGGCCCGAGTGA
- a CDS encoding SelT/SelW/SelH family protein, which produces MTNVEIEYCVPCGFLDRAETVQHALLTTLGEDLDAVALVTGERGVFRVSVDGETIYDKDEDGDYDVDDLVAAVRERT; this is translated from the coding sequence ATGACGAACGTGGAGATCGAGTACTGCGTGCCCTGTGGCTTCCTCGACCGCGCCGAAACCGTCCAGCACGCCCTGCTCACGACGCTCGGCGAAGACCTCGACGCCGTGGCGCTCGTGACCGGCGAGAGGGGCGTCTTCCGGGTCAGCGTCGACGGCGAGACCATCTACGACAAGGACGAGGACGGCGACTACGACGTCGACGACCTGGTGGCGGCGGTCCGGGAGCGGACCTAG
- a CDS encoding ABC transporter ATP-binding protein, with protein MAEAEALVADDVRKRYGDAVALDGVSLSVPTGEVFGLVGPNGAGKTTLVRALTGTTRCEGTVRVLGVPPADVDDARVGLLPQSFHPADRLTARELIAYYAGLYDEARAVEAVLDDVGLADDADTWYEHLSGGQRRRACVGTALVNDPDVLFLDEPTTGIDPTGRRSLWALIDDLAAGGTTVLLTSHSMAEVERLADRVGLLREGRLVAVGAPEELIATHGGDSHLLVDAGPGADPAALSAALDAEVTERDDRLVVRDVALADVGDVVATLEAEGVDIGSFTWSEPDLEEVYLRLTGEPLDSSAAASVPADEEGAR; from the coding sequence ATGGCCGAGGCAGAGGCACTCGTCGCCGACGACGTGCGCAAGCGATACGGCGACGCCGTCGCGCTGGACGGCGTCTCGCTGTCGGTTCCGACGGGCGAGGTGTTCGGGCTGGTCGGCCCCAACGGCGCGGGCAAGACCACGCTCGTGCGCGCGCTCACCGGAACGACCCGGTGTGAGGGGACGGTCCGGGTGTTGGGCGTCCCGCCGGCGGACGTCGACGACGCCCGCGTCGGACTCCTCCCGCAGTCGTTTCACCCCGCGGACCGGCTCACCGCCCGCGAACTGATCGCCTACTACGCCGGCCTCTACGACGAGGCGCGGGCCGTCGAGGCCGTCCTCGACGACGTGGGGCTGGCGGACGACGCCGACACCTGGTACGAGCACCTCTCGGGCGGCCAGCGGCGCCGGGCCTGCGTCGGCACGGCGCTGGTGAACGACCCCGACGTGCTCTTCCTCGACGAGCCGACGACGGGCATCGATCCCACGGGCCGGCGGTCGCTGTGGGCGTTGATCGACGACCTGGCGGCCGGCGGCACGACCGTGTTGCTCACCAGCCACTCGATGGCGGAGGTCGAGCGCCTCGCCGACCGCGTGGGACTGCTCCGGGAGGGGCGCCTCGTCGCCGTCGGGGCGCCCGAGGAACTGATCGCGACCCACGGCGGCGACAGCCACCTGCTCGTCGACGCGGGGCCGGGCGCCGACCCCGCGGCGCTCTCGGCGGCCCTCGACGCCGAGGTGACCGAGCGAGACGACCGTCTCGTCGTCCGGGACGTCGCGCTGGCCGACGTCGGTGACGTCGTCGCGACGCTGGAGGCCGAGGGCGTCGACATCGGCTCGTTCACCTGGTCCGAACCGGATCTGGAGGAGGTCTACCTCCGATTGACCGGCGAGCCGCTCGACTCGTCGGCCGCGGCGTCGGTCCCGGCCGACGAGGAGGGTGCGCGATGA
- a CDS encoding ABC transporter permease codes for MSRSRRIGATFVAAFRAFLRRRTAVFFTFFFPVLLILIFGALVGTRPTGGGLFARDPAYYLPGYLGVVVVFTPLSRVGSTIARHRDGNRFEKLATTPLRRWEWLLAHTLVNVVLIGLAALLLFALVLVVTGAAVVVGPALLSLVPLVVLGVALFCGLGSILGRIASSQDGVIAASNSVALPVWMLSETFVPPSMLPAWFRPVTAFSPLTYFSRGVRTAAGGGDPTGSLAVLAVLAALFFLVGAVAVPNTE; via the coding sequence ATGAGTCGCAGCCGGCGGATCGGCGCCACCTTCGTCGCCGCCTTCCGGGCGTTCCTCCGCCGACGGACGGCCGTCTTCTTCACCTTCTTCTTCCCGGTTCTCCTCATCCTGATCTTCGGAGCGCTGGTGGGGACCCGGCCGACTGGCGGCGGCCTGTTCGCCCGGGACCCCGCGTACTACCTCCCCGGCTACCTCGGCGTCGTCGTCGTGTTCACGCCGCTGTCGCGGGTCGGCAGCACCATCGCCCGCCACCGCGACGGCAACCGCTTCGAGAAACTGGCGACGACGCCGCTCCGTCGCTGGGAGTGGCTCCTCGCGCACACCCTCGTCAACGTCGTCCTCATCGGCCTCGCGGCGCTCCTCCTGTTCGCCCTCGTCCTCGTCGTCACGGGGGCGGCGGTGGTCGTGGGCCCGGCGCTCCTCTCGCTCGTACCCCTGGTGGTCCTCGGCGTCGCCCTCTTCTGTGGGCTGGGGTCGATCCTCGGCCGGATCGCCTCCTCGCAGGACGGCGTCATCGCCGCCAGCAACTCCGTCGCGCTCCCCGTCTGGATGCTCTCGGAGACGTTCGTCCCGCCGTCGATGCTGCCGGCGTGGTTCCGGCCAGTGACGGCGTTCTCGCCGCTGACGTACTTCTCCCGCGGGGTGCGAACCGCGGCGGGGGGCGGCGACCCCACGGGGTCGCTCGCCGTCCTCGCCGTCCTGGCGGCGCTGTTCTTCCTCGTCGGCGCCGTCGCCGTCCCGAACACGGAGTGA
- a CDS encoding PH domain-containing protein: MKLAPLSVPYRVVERGGSIVFAAVFLFSGASAAFGPVGGLVGVALVGLALLGLIGYEVAYYRRFEYELGGDTLDIRSGVISRRNREIPLRRVQNVDISRNVVQRVLGIAVVGFETAGGSETEASLRFVEFEEAKRLQREIGRLKRGVEAEGSEGSPPEETELFALAPGELALVGALSFDARIPGLLFVLLSGSVPAVTSVLPGGSGLLLAAGVVGLGVALLLVAWAAGAAAAVLNYYGFRLARVEDELQYERGLLRRYDGSIPLDKVQTLTVADDPLKRYFGYASLSIETAGYAPGSGSGESGSEAAVPLATRDRVFDLANRIESFGTPAFQRPPKKVRGRYAVRYLLGVGALVGLLYAVTRLTPHALPWYGPVPLALLAPVAAHLKWTHRGYWLGENHFVTRNGVLRRRIKVVPYYRIQTVIDTRTVFQRRWGVATVTADTAGSLSLIGHDAAAVDVDEATAEKLRTTLDARLRESLAARRGWIGEGDETADGETGDGETVDGETADGETVDGETADGETADGETVDGETADEADADPRDDVTGADAGDAAAEGGAGEGS; the protein is encoded by the coding sequence ATGAAACTCGCCCCCCTCTCGGTGCCGTACCGCGTCGTCGAACGCGGCGGCTCCATCGTCTTCGCCGCCGTCTTCCTGTTCTCGGGGGCGTCGGCCGCGTTCGGCCCCGTGGGCGGCCTCGTCGGCGTCGCCCTGGTCGGCCTGGCGCTGCTCGGCCTGATCGGCTACGAGGTCGCCTACTACCGGCGGTTCGAGTACGAACTCGGCGGCGACACGCTCGACATCCGGTCGGGGGTGATCTCCCGGCGGAACCGCGAGATCCCCCTCCGTCGGGTGCAGAACGTCGACATCAGCCGGAACGTCGTCCAGCGGGTCCTCGGCATCGCGGTCGTCGGCTTCGAGACGGCCGGGGGGAGCGAGACGGAGGCGTCGCTCCGGTTCGTCGAGTTCGAGGAGGCAAAGCGCCTCCAGCGGGAGATCGGTCGGCTGAAACGCGGCGTCGAGGCGGAGGGGTCGGAGGGGTCGCCCCCCGAGGAGACGGAACTGTTCGCGCTCGCGCCGGGGGAACTCGCCCTGGTCGGCGCGCTCTCCTTCGACGCCCGCATCCCGGGCCTGCTGTTCGTCCTCCTCTCCGGGAGCGTCCCGGCCGTGACGTCGGTGCTCCCCGGCGGATCGGGGCTCCTGCTCGCGGCCGGCGTCGTCGGCCTCGGGGTCGCCCTGCTGCTCGTTGCTTGGGCGGCCGGCGCCGCCGCGGCCGTCCTCAACTACTACGGCTTCCGGCTCGCCAGGGTCGAGGACGAACTGCAGTACGAACGGGGGTTGTTGCGCCGGTACGACGGGTCGATCCCCCTCGACAAGGTGCAGACGCTGACGGTCGCGGACGACCCGCTGAAGCGGTACTTCGGGTACGCGTCCCTCAGCATCGAGACGGCGGGCTACGCCCCCGGGTCCGGATCGGGCGAGAGCGGCTCGGAGGCGGCCGTCCCCCTCGCGACCCGCGACCGGGTGTTCGACCTCGCGAACCGCATCGAATCGTTCGGCACGCCGGCGTTCCAGCGCCCGCCCAAGAAGGTGCGGGGCCGCTACGCCGTCCGATACCTCCTCGGCGTCGGCGCGCTCGTGGGACTGCTCTACGCCGTGACCCGTCTGACGCCCCACGCGCTGCCCTGGTACGGACCCGTTCCGCTGGCGCTGCTCGCGCCGGTCGCCGCCCACCTCAAGTGGACCCATCGGGGTTACTGGCTCGGCGAGAACCACTTCGTCACCCGGAACGGCGTCCTCCGCCGGCGGATCAAGGTCGTGCCGTACTACCGGATCCAGACGGTGATCGACACGCGAACCGTGTTCCAGCGGCGGTGGGGCGTGGCGACCGTCACCGCCGACACCGCGGGGTCGCTCTCGCTGATCGGCCACGACGCCGCGGCGGTGGACGTCGACGAGGCGACGGCCGAGAAGCTACGCACCACGCTCGACGCCCGCCTCCGGGAGTCGCTCGCGGCCCGACGCGGGTGGATCGGGGAGGGTGACGAGACGGCCGACGGCGAGACGGGTGACGGCGAGACGGTCGACGGCGAGACGGCCGACGGTGAGACGGTCGACGGCGAGACGGCCGACGGCGAGACGGCCGACGGTGAGACGGTCGACGGCGAGACGGCCGACGAAGCGGACGCCGACCCTCGTGACGACGTTACGGGAGCCGACGCCGGCGACGCCGCGGCCGAGGGCGGGGCCGGGGAGGGCTCCTGA
- a CDS encoding PH domain-containing protein → MNRLHPRVRVVWAGQAAVTAAVVGALVLAVDLLAVDLPLWLPPAAFVVVLALGVGLALARYRVWRYEVRDDALYLERGVFTRVRTVVPFVRLQHVDSSRGPVERLVGLASTVVYTAGSRGADVTIPGLTPAGADDLRERLKRLAIRAEGEDAV, encoded by the coding sequence ATGAATCGACTCCACCCGCGGGTTCGCGTCGTCTGGGCCGGACAGGCCGCCGTCACGGCCGCCGTCGTCGGCGCGCTCGTCCTGGCCGTCGATCTGCTGGCCGTCGACCTGCCGCTCTGGCTGCCGCCGGCCGCCTTCGTCGTCGTCCTCGCGCTGGGCGTCGGCCTCGCGCTGGCCCGGTATCGCGTCTGGCGCTACGAGGTCCGGGACGACGCCCTCTATCTCGAACGCGGCGTGTTCACACGCGTCCGGACGGTCGTCCCGTTCGTCCGCCTCCAGCACGTCGACTCCTCGCGCGGCCCGGTCGAACGCCTCGTCGGCCTCGCCAGCACCGTCGTCTACACCGCCGGATCGCGGGGCGCGGACGTGACGATACCGGGGCTGACCCCCGCCGGTGCCGACGACCTGCGCGAACGACTGAAGCGCCTCGCCATCCGGGCCGAGGGCGAAGACGCGGTATGA